One part of the Streptomyces ferrugineus genome encodes these proteins:
- a CDS encoding DUF1707 SHOCT-like domain-containing protein yields MSDDAPELRASDADRERVAEVLRDALTEGRLDMEEFEERLDATYKARTYGDLAPITRDLPVGAVAVPKVDMVKKDEAPDGSWDRRIVAGEGSSTWGVAVMSGFQRKGRWTAPRRFNCFAFWGGGEIDLREANFADREIEINCVAIMGGVQVIVPPGVEVVVRGIGIMGGFDHREEGVPGDPGAPRVIVTGFAFWGGVGVERKLTRARKQELREERRRERLERRAERRELRASTRDEQYQAHLGMLEEHRDQWRHVHDERGNRWEKKRERDED; encoded by the coding sequence ATGAGCGACGATGCCCCGGAGCTGCGTGCGTCCGACGCCGATCGTGAACGAGTCGCCGAGGTCCTGCGGGACGCCCTCACGGAGGGGCGTCTCGACATGGAGGAGTTCGAGGAACGCCTCGACGCGACGTACAAGGCTCGGACATACGGTGATCTGGCGCCCATCACCCGGGACCTGCCCGTCGGCGCGGTGGCCGTGCCGAAGGTCGACATGGTCAAGAAGGACGAGGCCCCGGACGGGAGTTGGGATCGGCGGATCGTCGCCGGCGAGGGGTCCTCGACGTGGGGTGTCGCCGTGATGTCGGGGTTCCAGCGCAAGGGGCGGTGGACCGCGCCGAGGCGGTTCAACTGCTTCGCCTTCTGGGGTGGCGGCGAGATCGATCTGCGGGAGGCGAACTTCGCGGACCGGGAGATCGAGATCAACTGCGTCGCGATCATGGGCGGGGTGCAGGTGATCGTGCCGCCCGGGGTCGAGGTCGTGGTGCGCGGGATCGGGATCATGGGGGGCTTCGACCACCGTGAGGAAGGGGTGCCCGGGGATCCCGGGGCGCCCCGGGTGATCGTGACCGGGTTCGCCTTCTGGGGCGGCGTCGGGGTCGAGCGGAAGCTGACGCGGGCGCGGAAGCAGGAGCTCCGGGAGGAGCGGCGCCGGGAGAGGCTGGAGCGCAGGGCGGAGCGGCGGGAGCTGCGGGCGTCGACCCGGGACGAGCAGTACCAGGCGCATCTGGGGATGCTCGAGGAGCACCGGGACCAGTGGCGCCATGTGCATGATGAGCGGGGGAACCGGTGGGAGAAGAAGCGGGAGCGGGACGAGGACTGA